From one Candidatus Anoxymicrobium japonicum genomic stretch:
- a CDS encoding UDP-N-acetylmuramoyl-tripeptide--D-alanyl-D-alanine ligase has product MTDRYSWSAYGRCEVRKISLDQIAKAMGGTVSVSSPDCVVSRVGIDTRNLAGRDMFFALKGPRYDGHAFLCDALRAGVKAAVVNARNHLAYEFRAKNPGFPVVLVKDTTKALGDLAAFVREGLNVNAVSITGTTGKTCTKDFLVSILLEDRSVCASEDNQNNEIGVPLTIFRANKKDSALVTELGARHPGDIKRLVEIVKPGAGIITNVGPGHLKLFKTMEIVAETKAELAVGLPEDGDLFLNAGDPSSVDIARKTRARVTRFGRGRGAAYRVDKVRVGERGKCAFELCGPGFRIDVSLPLVGRHQVQNALAAAACAHVLGSKPQAIKKGLQGASIARMRTECVECADGYLVINDAYNANPPSMESALRTIGDVGGARRTIAVLGGMAELGPSSREFHVEVGRKAAELDVDLLVAVGKMARPIASGAVEGGMPKGSVFRCDDVMEALDTLKCIVEPRDVILVKASRVFGLESISNQLTSRAFIRDKLAANV; this is encoded by the coding sequence ATGACAGACAGGTACTCGTGGAGTGCATACGGGAGATGTGAAGTGCGCAAGATCAGTCTTGATCAGATAGCGAAAGCGATGGGCGGAACGGTTTCCGTTTCTTCGCCAGATTGCGTTGTCTCACGCGTGGGAATTGATACGCGTAATCTGGCCGGGAGAGATATGTTCTTCGCGCTCAAGGGGCCGCGATATGACGGTCATGCGTTCCTTTGTGACGCTTTGCGGGCAGGGGTAAAAGCGGCGGTGGTTAATGCTCGCAATCATCTGGCGTATGAGTTCCGGGCAAAAAATCCAGGCTTTCCCGTGGTTCTTGTCAAGGACACGACAAAAGCCCTTGGAGACCTCGCCGCTTTTGTGCGCGAGGGCTTGAATGTGAACGCGGTGAGCATAACCGGCACGACCGGCAAGACGTGCACCAAAGATTTTCTCGTGTCAATACTGCTTGAGGATCGAAGCGTATGCGCGTCTGAGGATAACCAAAATAATGAGATAGGTGTTCCGCTCACTATCTTTAGAGCCAACAAGAAAGACAGCGCGCTCGTGACAGAGTTGGGAGCTCGCCATCCAGGAGACATCAAGAGGCTCGTAGAGATTGTGAAGCCAGGCGCGGGAATAATAACCAATGTCGGCCCCGGGCATCTGAAGCTTTTCAAGACCATGGAGATAGTTGCTGAAACGAAGGCTGAACTGGCGGTGGGCTTGCCGGAAGACGGAGATCTCTTTCTCAACGCTGGTGATCCGTCAAGCGTGGACATAGCGCGCAAAACGCGAGCCAGGGTAACCAGATTCGGTCGTGGCCGTGGCGCGGCGTACCGCGTGGACAAGGTAAGAGTGGGCGAACGTGGAAAGTGCGCGTTCGAGCTTTGTGGTCCAGGATTCAGGATTGACGTCAGCCTGCCTTTGGTGGGGCGGCACCAGGTTCAAAACGCGCTTGCGGCGGCCGCTTGTGCGCACGTTCTCGGCTCAAAGCCTCAAGCCATAAAGAAAGGACTTCAAGGAGCTTCCATTGCTCGCATGCGCACCGAGTGCGTCGAATGCGCCGACGGCTATCTTGTGATAAACGACGCGTACAACGCCAATCCGCCCTCGATGGAGTCGGCGTTGCGGACTATTGGTGATGTCGGTGGCGCGCGTCGCACGATCGCCGTGCTGGGTGGCATGGCGGAGCTGGGGCCGTCGAGCCGCGAGTTCCATGTCGAAGTCGGACGAAAAGCGGCCGAACTGGATGTCGACTTGCTTGTCGCGGTTGGAAAGATGGCGCGCCCGATCGCCTCCGGGGCCGTTGAGGGAGGCATGCCTAAAGGTAGCGTATTTCGCTGTGATGATGTCATGGAAGCTCTAGATACGTTGAAGTGCATAGTCGAACCACGCGACGTGATCCTTGTCAAGGCATCGCGTGTCTTTGGACTTGAGTCCATCTCGAACCAACTGACGTCACGAGCCTTTATTCGCGATAAGCTGGCGGCGAATGTATAG